The following are from one region of the Hypanus sabinus isolate sHypSab1 chromosome 14, sHypSab1.hap1, whole genome shotgun sequence genome:
- the LOC132404653 gene encoding ATP-dependent helicase brm-like, translated as MVSIRDLAPAGAADHYPEGSPVTMNPAPEVTPCSPGPTQTPHDTCIPGVSYAFIPGASHMREGSPAPSGQEQAQPPSPVQSPMLPASMRSQPVLRRSQRQIRPPDRLDL; from the coding sequence atggtctccatccgcgacctggcacccgcaggtgcagcagaccactaccctgaaggctctccggtaactatgaaccctgcaccagaggtgacaccgtgctcaccaggccctacacagactcctcacgacacttgtataccgggcgtttcgtacgcatttataccaggcgcctcgcacatgcgtgagggatcaccggcgcctagtgggcaagaacaagcgcaacctccgtcccctgtgcaatcaccaatgttgccggcatctatgcgatcacagccggtgctacgtagatcacagcgacagattcgaccacctgatagacttgacttgtaa